Part of the Micromonospora rhizosphaerae genome is shown below.
GCAGGGCGAGTTCCCGGGTCCGCTGGGTAATGACGATGGAGAACGTGTTGGCGATCAGGAACGCGCCGACCAGCAGGACGGCCGCCGCCAGGGCGAGCAGCACCAGCTGCAGCCAGCCCAGCTGGTCCCGCGCGGCCGCCGCGCCGGCGGCCGCGATGTCCCGGCTCGGCGCGACCTCGTAGCCGGGGCCGACGGCGGCGGTGATCCGGTCCCGCAGGTCCTCTGGGACCACGCCCGGCGCGGCGACGACCGCCACCTCGGAGACGTTGGAGCCGAGCCGGAGCAGGCGCTGCGCCGACGAGAGAGTGACCAGGGCGACCGTGCTGTTCGGCAGGCCGCCCCGGTCACCGAACCCGGCCAGTCCGACCACCCGCAGCCGGGCGGTGTCAGTCGCCCGGACGGTGACGATGTCGCCGAGCCCGATGCGCTGACTGCGGGCGGTGTCCTCGTCGATCACCACCTCGTCGTCGGCGACGGGCGGTCGGCCGCCGCGGACGGTGAACGCCCCCACCGGCGCGGGCACCCAGGAGGCCAGCAGGGACGCGCCGGTCGGCACGACCGGCCTGCCGGCCACCTCCAGCAGGCCCTGGCCGCGGACCAGCGGCCGGGCGGTGGCCACGCCGGGCACCGCGCCGACCCGGTCCGGGACGGCCGCCGGCAGCGGATCCCGGGCGACCTCGACGCCCATCGCGGAGTCGAAGGCGACGGCGTCCCGCACCGTCAGATCGACGCCGGCGGTCGCGGTGCGGAACTGGTCGTCCAGCAGCCGGCCGGAGGTGTCGGTGAGGACCAGGCCGCCGGTGGCGAAGGTGACGCCGAGGACGACCGCGAGCAGGGTGAGCGCCAGCCGGGCCCGGCGGGCGAGGGTGGTACGCAGAGTCAGGCGCCACATGTCAGTTCGCTCCGGTGGCTGCGGGCGCGGCCAGGCGCGCCATGCGGGACAGGATGGTGGGCACGGTCGGTGCGTCGAGTTCGCCGTCGATCCGGCCGTCGGCGAGGAACACCACCCGATCGGCGTACGCGGCGGCGTGCGGGTCGTGGGTGACCATCACGATGGTCTGTCCGAGTTCGTCGACGGCCCGCCGCAGGAAGCCGAGCAGCGCCTCGGCCGCCTGCGAGTCGAGGTTGCCGGTCGGCTCGTCGGCGAAGACGATCTCGGGACGGGTGACCAGGGCGCGGGCCACCGCGACCCGCTGCTGCTGTCCGCCGGAGAGTTCCCCTGGTCGGTGCCGTAACCGGTCCGTCAGACCGAGGGTGGCGACCAGGTGGGCCAGGCGCTCGGGGTCGGGACGGCGGCCGGCCAGGGTGAGCGGCAGGACGATGTTCTCCCGCGCGGTCAGGGTCGGCACCAGGTTGAAGGCCTGGAAGACGAAGCCGATCCGGTCCCGGCGCAGCAGGGTGCGCCGACGCTCGCTCAGCCGACCCAGGTCGGTGCCGCCGAGCAGGACCTCTCCGGAGTCGACGGGGTCGAGCCCGGCCAGCGCGTGCATCAGGGTCGACTTGCCGGAACCGGACGGCCCCATGATCGCGGTGAACCGGCCGGCCGGGATGGACACGGTGGCGCCGTCCAGGGCGCGGACGGCCGCGTCGCCGCGACCGTACGTCCGGACGACGTTGCGCGCCTGGGCGGCGGTGGTGGTGGCGGGTGCGGGCGCCGTGCTCGTGGTCATCAGGGATCTCCTGTCGGTGAAGCGGGGAGGGCGAATCAGCGGGCGCGGCGCGGCGGGGTGCGGGTCGCGCGAACGGTGGCGGCGTGCCGGTCGCGGCGCAGCCGGCGGACCAGCTCGGCGCGCTCCAGCTCGATCAGCTCGGCGGTGAGAAGGTGGTTCATGGCGACTCCTCGGTCAGGTCGGATCTGTGACACGAGGAGAGTCACCGGACGCGCTGTCCGGACGCTGGCCGTCCATCCGGCCGGTCCGGACAGCGGATGGACAGACCGCCGCCAGCGGCCGCGATCAGGCTGGCGGCATGGTGGAACGGAACGACCCGACGGCACGCGCTGCGGAATCGACGCAGGTGGTGATGGTGGCCCTGCCGCCCGGGATCTGCCGGCCGTGTGTACGCGCGATCAGCCGGCGGGTGAGTGACCTGCCCGGCGTGGTGTCGCTGGAATTCGACGCCGACGCCGGCCTGCTGCGGGTGGGCGGGGAGGTGGATCCGGCCGCACTGCGCCGGGCGGGCGTGGTGAGGTCAGTCGAGGGTGAGCTTCAACTTCGGCCGGGCGGCCAGCATCTCGCTGGTGACGTAGGCCAGGTCGATGGCCGGGTCGGTGAAGGTGATCGGGCTGGCCGACGTCATCGGGATGACGCCGGGTAACGGCAGCTCGGGCGTCAGCGTGATCTCGATGCCGAGAAGCCGGCCGCTGAAGTGGGTGGCGTAGAAGGCGAAGTCCCCCTGCACGGTCAACCGGTCGGTCGCGAAGCGCATGGTTTTACCCGCCGGTCCGGGCGAGCGGAGCAGGAAGTGGTCGATGACCGCGTGGTCAACGGTGAACTTCAACGCCTTCAGGGTGCCCTCGGTGACGGGCAGGTCGACGATGCCCTCGATGCGCAGCCCGGTTATGGTCATCGCCGAGCCGGTCAGCTTCGACGGGGTCGCCGCCACCACCGGCTGTCCCGGCTCGGCGGCGATCCACGGCAGTCGCTTCCGCACCCCCACACCGCCTGGACTCGGCGTCGGCTTCTGGGTGGTGCAGTCGGTGGCGGGAACCGTCGGCCGGGCGGTCGCCGCTTCGATCGACGGCGGCACGTCCGTTGCCGGGGCGCATGCCAGCGCCGGGTCAGGCGCCGCGAGTGCCACGGCGGCAGCGCAGCCGAGCAGCCCGAGCAGCCCGATCAGCATCGCGAAGAACCGGGGATCGCGCCGCCCGGGCCCCGGCGATGCCCCCTCCGGCCCGCCGGCTCGCCGGAGCATCCCGGGCCGACCGGTCTCCTCGTACCGGGCGGGCGCCGGCGGGGCCACGCGGGGCCGGATGCCGTCCCCGCCCGACATCAGCTCGTTGACGAGCGCCAGCTGCTCGCGATCGGCGCGCCAGCGGCGGTGTTGGGGCCCCGCAGGTCACGGCTCCCACCGGCCGTCGGCTCGCCACGCACCGTCTGGTCGTCGGCCGCCTCGTCCCGCGTCGTCTGGCCGTCGGCCGCCTCGTCCCGCATTGTCTGGTCCTCGGCCGCCTCGTCCCGCGTCGCCTGGTCGCGGGGCGAGTCGTCCCGCAGCGTCCCGCCGTCCGCCGACGAGCCACCAGGCCGGGCGGCCCGGTAAGCGCCCGGCACCCAGGCGAATGCCAGGGCACCGCCGACGGTGCCGAGCAGGAGACCGAGGAAGAAGCCGCCCAGGTTCACCGCGATCAGGGAGAAGAGCGCAGTTACCACGGTGACCACGGCGTAAAAGGTCCGATGTTGCGGGCTGAGCCACATCAGCAGCCCGGAGGTCACCAGGATGGCGGGGATCAACCAGGAGAGGAAGCCGGTCGGTCCCATCTGAAATGAGAGCCCACCGAGCGACACCTTGGCGGTGCCGAAGATCTCCAGGCCGGCCAGCGCAGTGAGCAGGCCGCCCCAGAACGGCCGTGCCCGCCGCCACCGGCGGAAGCCGCGCCATCCGTCGCGGAACCGGTTCGGCTGGGCGTGTTGCAGTTCGGCGGTTGTCACGTACGCCTCCTGCCGGGTGAGGGGTCGCGGGCCGGACGGGCCAGCGGCCCTCAGCGGCCCGAGGTGGTCAGCTCAGAAGCACTCCTTGGCGGCCGCGCCGGCGTTGACCTTCAGCCTCAGGCCGGTCAGGTTGAACGTCCCGGCGTGGGTCGAGCGGGCGACCTGGCGGAGGTTCCTGATGGTCACCGAGTCGGCCTGCTGGCCGAAGGCCTTCGGGTCGCCCTTGGCGCCGTCGGGACCGCCCTTCAGGGTGGACGCGTCCTGTCCGATGTTGATGTTCCCGAACGTGGTGTCACCCTCGAGCGACTCCACGTCGATCAACAGGTCACTCGCGGTGGCGGGCCTGCCATCGCCGCCTGCGGTGATGGTGAGCACGACGGGAGCCCCGGGCGCCTTCACCGACTGACAGAGGTCGAAGATCTGCGCGTCGCGAATACCGGTGACGGCCACTGGGTGCTTCGTGCCGTCGATTTCCTGGGCGGCGCCACCAAACTGGACAAAGCCCTTACCGCGCAACTCCGAGGCGGAGGTCTTGAACGTCTGGCCGGAGACGGCGAACGAGGCGGCGATTGCGCCGTTGGTCATGCCGAACAGGATCGCGCCGGCGACGGCTGCGGCCGGCATCATCATGGCGGCGAAGCGCCGCCACCGGGTACGACCCGGGCTGTCGAACCGATCCTGCACGATTCCTCCTCCGGCTGGACGTCGCGCGGGGTGGCCGGACGGACGTGAGGCCCCGCACCGGGCCTCGGAGGCTGTTACCGGCGGTAACGAAGTGCGGTGCTGTTGCACTCGTGCGGGGCGGGGGCACGAGAGCCTGTCCAACCCAAATATTAACAGGATGAGGACCCAGGGTGGCCGAGTTGTCACGGAACGTCAACAGCGGAGTGAGGCCAGGAACCCGCTTCTCCGCCGGTGCGCTGGTTTCGGGGGGCCGTCCGCCGCGAACCAGGCCGTAGCCAGGTTCCGACCGGGAAAGGGCGCTGGCCTGGCCCCGTCTCCGGGAGCCCGGCCAGCGGCCAGTTGGGGTCGGCGTCAGCTGGAGTAGCCGCGCTCGGCGACCCAGGTGGCGACCTTCTCGTCGCTCATCCAGTAATGGTTCGTCCGCCCGTACGGGTCGGCGATCTCCAGCGTGTCGCCACCGTCGCGGTACCCGACGATGCTCACGTAGTGCCCGCCGGGGAACGAGTGCCGCTTGCCGTCGACGTCCACCCCGGTGCCCATGGTGTTGGCCACGACGCCGCGCTTGGTGTCGATCGCCTCGACGACGTCAGCGCGCAGCTTGTCGACCTGTTCCGGCTGTGCCTCGGGACCGTTGATCTGGGTGGTCTCGTAGCCACCGCCGGTCACCTCATTGAGCACCCGGGTGGTGTCGTTGGCCGAGGCGGTGCCGGCCCGGGTGGTGCCCAGCTTGTTGGCGATCTCCTTCTGGCTGAGGACCTTGCCCTGGGTGGACAGCGCGATCCGGGTCGCGGCCGGGGCGCAGAAGTAGGAGTTCGGCTGCCGCTGGTAGGCGTGCTCCAGCACGCGCTCGCCCGGGGGCTCGGGTGGCGGGCCCACGTCCGGGTTGCTGTCGGCCGGCGCCCCCAGGTCCGGGTTGCTGTCGGCTGGCGCCCCCACGTCCGGGTTGCTGTCGGCCGGCGCTTCCACGTCCGGGTTGTCGACCCGGGCGGCGTCGGCGGCCGTCTCCAGGCCGGCGACGGTGCCACCGACGACCATCAGACCAGCGACGGACAGAACACTCTTACGGTAAATCGAGTTCATCGTGAAGCTCCTCGGGGTTGGCGCCTCCAAGGGATCGAAGGCGCACGTACCGCGGGGAAGAGAGCGCGCCCGCGGTACGCCGTTGGTGCCTCGGACACTCCCGGCTTCTCCGGACTCTCGACCGGCCTGCCGGGCTCTCGACCACCGATTACCCGACCCAGGTCCGTGAAAACGCTGCGAACTTCGCCGAGTAGTGGGAGAATCAGCGCCGCCAACGGCGGCCGGAAACGGAGTCGCGGCCCTGGGCGCGGCAGCCAGCGCCTCGCGTAGCCGGCCCAGCTTCTTGACGTCGACGTGGACCGGCTCGCCGGGCCGGGCGCGTTTGTAGCGGCGTACGACGCGGCCGCTGGGGCGGTCCAGCCACGCGAGGGGATGCAGGCAGGTCGGGGGTGAACGAGGCGGCCGATGATGGCCCGGCCGACCACGTTGGCGGCCTCGACGCCCGCCTGACCGGCCCACGCTGACCCACACCGGCCACCACCGGGCTGGATGCGGAAGCCCTCAGGTTGGATGAACGGAGACGGGTGGAGACGAGGGAGACGCTCGGCCGGTAAGCCCAGCCGAGCGTCTCGATCAGCTCGTCCTTCTGTCAGCCGGCTTTGGTGTGCGGGTCAGATCCGACGGGCGGTGCGGAACCGGTCCGGCCAGTAGCCGACACCGTCCAGGAGGGGCTCGCCGGAGAGGTCGCCCATGGTCGGACCGTCCGTCTGGGACCGGCTGGAGATGAACCGGTGGTGCCCGCCGTCGTCGAGGCCGAGGTAGATGCCGGAGTGGTCGATCTGCCCGGTGGGGATCGGCTGGGCGTTGAAGAACACCAGGTCGCCGGGGAGCAGGCGGTCGATGCCGCGGGCCCGCTGGCCGGTATTGGGCATCAACTGGACGCCTGGACCGAATTCGGCCATGGCATAGGCTCTACGCGGAAGACCCTCACCCGGGGTGTTCGTGCCGCGCAGCGGATACCCGAGCCGGTGTCCGTAGACCATCCGTAGGAAACCGGAGCAATCCAGGGCCAGGGCGCGGGCCGGGTCGGGCGCGCCAATCTTGCCGTCGAGGAACGTCCACCCCATACCCAGGTAGTCGTAGAAGTCGGACCGCTCGGCGCGGCCCTCGGGATCCGCAGGGTCGGGCGGCCCGAACGATGCGTCACCCGAATACTGCTGTCCTTGGTTGTCCTTCTTCACCGGGGCCCCGTCGACGTATTCAAACGCGATCGCCAACACGTCCGGTGAGCGGTCCTTGCGGGCCGCGGCGAGCCAGTCGATGAACCACGTCTCCTGTTCGGCACCGGCATGCCAGGCCTGCGGCGCGAGCCGAACCCACATCTTGGTCTCGATCTTCGCGTCGGTGAAGCGTGGTTCCTCGAACGTCCGGGGCGGGCCGTAGATGTGCGCGGTTCGCGCACCGTCGGTCATGACCGCGACAGGTTCGCCGGAAGAGTCGATGATCTCGGTGCGGTCTGGGTCCTTCGACCGCTGATAGGTGTAGCCCGCAGCACCGCGTGCCGGGCCACCGTCCGCCTTCGCCCCGCCGAGGGTGAGCACCGGTTGGTCCGCCGGCGACGGTCGCGCCACGACATAGGTGGTCGTGCTTGCGCCGACCAGCAGGGCGAGCACGGCGATGGTCAGCAGGACGCCTCGTCTGCGGAGGTACGTCCGGTACTTCATGCCTGCTTCTCCTTCCGCGACTCCGTTCTCGGCGATCGGTCAGGTAACTGGCACGAAACCGGCGACGACGCCGCTGTAGGCGACACCGAACGTGATCGCGGTCACAACAAAGGTCGCCAGGACGGTGGCCCTGGGCGGCTGACGCACGAGTTGGTACGCGATCAGTCCAGGGATGACGAAGCCCAGGGTCTGGTGGGCGAACAGGAGCGGGAGGTCCTGCTGAACGATGACGAACAGGGTCAGCTGCAGGAGAACGCTGAGCAGCACGATCGCCGCGAACAGCCGCTTTCCGTAGAGGATGACCACCCGTTGGATCAGCAGGGTGAGCAGATAGGTCAGGGCGGTCATCCCGACGATGATCACGGCCTGCAGCTGGTCCTGGATGAGTGTCAGTGCGATCCACCCGGGAGTGATCATTCCGCCGGGCGAGAGGTTGGTGGTCAGGTAGCACAGCAGCGCGAACACGAGTCCGATGCCGAGGCTCGCGGTGGCCAGCTGGGCGCTGAGTTCTCCGCCGAAAGTCATCATCGGATCCTTTCTCCGGTCTGCGTACGAAGCATGGAGGCGGATTCGGAGCCGTCCTCGCAGGTCCAGCTCGGCAATGTTGCTAGCTCATGGAGCAACACCTCACCCTGCCCGTGGATGTTTCCAACAGCGACGATCGAGGAGTCGTCCGGCGCTGCTGCCGTCACACCTGCCAGCAGGCGCTCCGGAACGAGTTTGCCGCCGAGGTCGACCACCCGGTCCTGCAGGTCCGCCGGCACGCTGGTGCGCGCGCTCTTGGTCGGCTCACCAATCAGGACGAGGCTGTCCGGTTGCACCCGCGCGCTCAGCTCGCCCATCTGACGGTTGCGTTCCACCCGGTCCGGCCGGCAATTGATCACCATGGTCAGCGGACGCGTGATCAGCTGTTGATCCTCCAGTTGCTTGATGTTCATGATGGTCGACTCGGGATCGTTGGCGGCGAAGACGTTGGCAAACCGGAGCCGCTTGGTGCCATGCAGCACCCGGGCCACGGAGAGCACACCGGGATCGGGTGGTGCCTCCCACATGCCCTTGAGGGCGCTGTGCCGGTCGACACCCAGCTGCTCGGCAACGGCCAGCGCGATGGCGACGTTCTCCTTGAAGGTG
Proteins encoded:
- a CDS encoding C40 family peptidase, which translates into the protein MKYRTYLRRRGVLLTIAVLALLVGASTTTYVVARPSPADQPVLTLGGAKADGGPARGAAGYTYQRSKDPDRTEIIDSSGEPVAVMTDGARTAHIYGPPRTFEEPRFTDAKIETKMWVRLAPQAWHAGAEQETWFIDWLAAARKDRSPDVLAIAFEYVDGAPVKKDNQGQQYSGDASFGPPDPADPEGRAERSDFYDYLGMGWTFLDGKIGAPDPARALALDCSGFLRMVYGHRLGYPLRGTNTPGEGLPRRAYAMAEFGPGVQLMPNTGQRARGIDRLLPGDLVFFNAQPIPTGQIDHSGIYLGLDDGGHHRFISSRSQTDGPTMGDLSGEPLLDGVGYWPDRFRTARRI
- a CDS encoding DUF6230 family protein, with the protein product MQDRFDSPGRTRWRRFAAMMMPAAAVAGAILFGMTNGAIAASFAVSGQTFKTSASELRGKGFVQFGGAAQEIDGTKHPVAVTGIRDAQIFDLCQSVKAPGAPVVLTITAGGDGRPATASDLLIDVESLEGDTTFGNINIGQDASTLKGGPDGAKGDPKAFGQQADSVTIRNLRQVARSTHAGTFNLTGLRLKVNAGAAAKECF
- a CDS encoding ABC transporter ATP-binding protein yields the protein MTTSTAPAPATTTAAQARNVVRTYGRGDAAVRALDGATVSIPAGRFTAIMGPSGSGKSTLMHALAGLDPVDSGEVLLGGTDLGRLSERRRTLLRRDRIGFVFQAFNLVPTLTARENIVLPLTLAGRRPDPERLAHLVATLGLTDRLRHRPGELSGGQQQRVAVARALVTRPEIVFADEPTGNLDSQAAEALLGFLRRAVDELGQTIVMVTHDPHAAAYADRVVFLADGRIDGELDAPTVPTILSRMARLAAPAATGAN
- a CDS encoding poly-gamma-glutamate biosynthesis protein PgsC/CapC; the protein is MTFGGELSAQLATASLGIGLVFALLCYLTTNLSPGGMITPGWIALTLIQDQLQAVIIVGMTALTYLLTLLIQRVVILYGKRLFAAIVLLSVLLQLTLFVIVQQDLPLLFAHQTLGFVIPGLIAYQLVRQPPRATVLATFVVTAITFGVAYSGVVAGFVPVT
- a CDS encoding C39 family peptidase; the protein is MNSIYRKSVLSVAGLMVVGGTVAGLETAADAARVDNPDVEAPADSNPDVGAPADSNPDLGAPADSNPDVGPPPEPPGERVLEHAYQRQPNSYFCAPAATRIALSTQGKVLSQKEIANKLGTTRAGTASANDTTRVLNEVTGGGYETTQINGPEAQPEQVDKLRADVVEAIDTKRGVVANTMGTGVDVDGKRHSFPGGHYVSIVGYRDGGDTLEIADPYGRTNHYWMSDEKVATWVAERGYSS